GTGATGTATTAGAAGATTTGAGATGACTTTGAGGAAGGCTTATGTTGGATCAGAATCGTATTCGTCTTATGACGAATCTTGCCCGTTATGAAGACGGTGCGGGAAAAGAAGATCTGCGGATCAGTAAGTATTACCGCGGTGATTATATTGGACTTGGGCTGCTAAAGAATTTTATACTTACCACAATCGGATACTTTCTCGTGTGGGGCGCCATCATTGCTTATAACATGGAATACCTGCTGGATAATCTTCATAAAGTTAATATGTCGGTGGTAATTCTGGAGTTTGTAATCGGATATTTATTGTTCCTGATCCTGTATTCGGTTGTTACATATATCAGAAAGCGCCGCAGGTATGAAGAAGCGAGGGAGAATGTGAAGAATTATTATGACGGTTTGAATGAACTGGCCCGGCTCTACGGACAGGACGAGCAGAGAGGGAAAAAGAAGGAGCCGCGGGGAGGTGTCCATTCATGACGTTTTTTTTGGAATTTAAGGAAAAACTAAAATCATTTTATACAAAGAGCAGTGTGTATCTGAACCCTGTATTGAAATTCGGCCTTGCACTTGTTGTGTTTATCAACATCAATATGATGCTGGGTTTTCTGCCGCAGCTGAACAGTGTTTTTGTAGTGCTGATCCTTGCTCTGCTGTGTGCGATCCTGCCGATCACGGCGATCATGGTCTTTGGATGTTTTCTGATCGTTGGCCACTGTTATGCCGTCGGTATTGAAGTTGCAGCGTTCGCATTGGTCCTGTTGCTGCTTCTGATGATCCTGTATCTTAGATTTTCCCGCAGAGATGCTCTTGCACTTGTACTGACTCCGCTCGCGTTTCAGCTTCAGATACCGTGTGCGCTTCCCATTGCTTACGGTCTGACCGGAAATGCGGGTTCCTGCGTATCGGTTTCCTGCGGGGCTGTATTGTATTACTTTATGCGTCTTGTGAGTGATAAAGCCGTTTTGCTTCAGGATGGTGAGATAAAAGAACTGGCGCAGAGGCTTACGACACTCCTCGACGGTCTGGTTCAGAACCAGGAGATGTGGATGACCGTGATCACGTTTATCGCTGTGACGCTGGTAGTCTTTTGTATCCGGAGGGCATCAGCCGATTACGCATGGACAATCGCTATCTTTAGCGGCGGGGTTCTGTATCTGATCCTTATGATCATCGGAGGCTTTTTCCTGGATATGGCAGGTTCAATTGCCGTATTGATTGCAGGTACGGCGGTATCCGTGATCCTGCTGCTGATCCTGGAATTTTTTGTGTTTAACGTAGATTATTCCAGGGCGGAATATCTGCAGTATGAGGATGATGAGTATTACTATTACGTGAAAGCGATTCCAAAGATGAGGATTTCCAGGCCGGAGCGTTCCGTAAAGACGATCGAAGCAGACAATGACATTCCGGAAAATCTGGAAGATAAGCTGGAGAAATCACTGAAAGATATTCATATCCATTGAAAAATATGAATTTAACCTGAAAATCAAATCTGATAAAAACTATGGAAAGGAAGTGACTGCGTGGAAAAATATATTGAACTACTAAAGCGGTACTGGGTTAATCTTTCTCTTCCGAAGTCCATAGAAGTTATAGACATCATACAGATCCTCCTGATCGCGGTGTTTGTTTACTATGTCATGCTGTGGGTAAAAAGTACCCGCGCATATACGCTGCTCAAAGGGCTGATGATGGTAGTCGTATTTTTGATACTTGCCTACCTGCTTCATATGGATGTTCTCATTTGGATTTTTACAAACCTCGGTGTTGTCGCCATCACTGCGCTGATCATCATCTTTCAGCCGGAGCTCAGAAGGGCGCTGGAGCAGCTGGGAGAGAAGAATATGATTAACTCGCTGCTGCGTTTTGACAATACGAAGGTTGAGGAGTGGAAGATCAGCGATACGACGATCAATGAGCTGATACGCGCGGCGTATGATATGGGTGAAGTCAAGACGGGCGCGCTGATTGTGATTGAGAATAATGTGATTCTGCGGGAATATGAGAAGACAGGAATCCCGCTGGATTCAGTTCTGACGAGTCAGCTGCTGATCAATATCTTTGAGCATAATACCCCGCTCCATGACGGTGCCGTCATTGTGCGTCATAACCGGGTGGTGGCCGCGACGTGTTATCTGCCGCTTTCCGACAATCTGACACTGAACAAAAATCTGGGAACGAGACACAGAGCCGGCGTCGGAATCAGTGAAGTCAGCGATGCGCTGACGATCATCGTGTCCGAGGAGACCGGGAATGTTTCTTATACACTGGGAGGGAAGATTTACACAGGCGCAGCGCCGAATGAACTGAGAGAGCAGCTCTATAAACTTCAGAAAAAAAATCCGGGAGATGAAACCGGCAGGAAAAGATGGAGAGGGAGGGTGAAAAATGCAGAAAAAATTCACAAATAACCTGCTCCTGAAGATTGTGTCGGTTGTGATCGCGGTATTCGTATGGCTGATCATCGTAAATATTAACGACCCGGTGGTAGTCAGAAGTTATAACGTTCCCGTGACGATCCAGAATGGAGCGTACATCGAGAGCGGAGGAAAGACATATCTGGTGGATGACGAACAGCAGATGGCGACTGTGATCCTAAAGGGGAACAGCTCTGTTGTTGAGAACAGGTTAAAAGATATTGTTGCCGTTGCCGATCTGACCCAGATCGTCAACATGGATACGACTCCGGTCATGGTGCCGATCACGGCGACATGTGACAGGGTGCCGGCGGAAAACATTACAGTCATACCGAAGACGATGGCGATTCAGATCGAAGACGTTGAGAGCAAGGACTTTACTATCAGCGTCAATGTGGAGAACGACAAGCAGGGAAAAGGATATGAAGTGGGGACGGCGGAAGCCTCTCCGGAGAAAGTGACGATATCCGGACCGGCTTCCCTCATCGGAAAAATCGACCGGGTGGATGCACCTGTGGATGCTTCGGGTATTAAGCAGGATACAACGGTGACATCCAGTCTTAAGGTGATCGATAAGAATCAGGATTCCATTTCTGATACCAAGATGAGTTACCTGAAATTTGATATTGGAGAACCGGTGGTGGATGTGCATGTGGATCTCTGGTCGGTCCGGGATGAGGTGAAACTGAACGTGAACTATATGGGAGAACCTGCGGAGGGGTATCAGATCGGCAATGTTTCGATCACCCCGTCTACGATTTCCGTTGCCGGGACGGACGAAGCACTTGCAAATCTTGCGCAGAACGGGTATACGATCGATCTGCCGGCGGGTGCGGTCGTGGTTGACGGACAGGAGAAAGACTTTGAGACAAAACTGAATCTTTCCGATTATATGCCGGATGGGCTCAGAGTAACGAATAACGTGAAAACGGCGATTGTCAATATGAGTATCATACCGATCGGAAGCAAGCAGCTGACGCTGCAGACGAAGAATATCAGTGTGCAGAATCTGGATGAGAATCTCAGAGTTGTCTTTGACACAGATAAAATTGTGATCGGGGTGAAAGCCGATGACAGTACACTGGGTGCTTTGACTGAAAGCGCGATTGCCATGAGTGTGGATATGAGGGATATGGGAACCGGTGATTATGAAGTGCCGGTCAATATAGCTCTTCCGGCGGGCTGTGAGCTGCTGGAGCCGGTGGAAACACTGGTACATGTGTCGAAGCTGGAATAAAGAAACAGGGGTGAAATTATGGTAAGTCAGAAAGTCATCATTCAAAATCCGTCAGGACTCCACCTGAAACCTGCAGGGTTGTTGTGCAATCTCGCGATCCGCTACAAGGCGCTGGTTACATTTACCTATAAAAAGGGCACAGCCAATGCAAAAAGTGTGCTGAGCGTACTCGGTGCCTGTGTGAAATGCGGGGATGAAATTGAACTTGTATGTGAGGGTCCGGATGAGCAGGAAGCGCTGGATTCACTCGTGGAGGCTATTGAGAGCGGTCTCGGCGAACATCGCAGCTGACGGAAGCGGGAGTGACATAAAAAAGGAAGATTACCACGGGTCTGGTGACCGGGGGCAATCTTCCTTTTTTGTTTCCGTAAAATCTACGATTTCAGTGAATCACGGTATGAACAGTAAGTAGGGTCGAAGAGACAAAGTTCGTCCAGCGTATCGAATTCCAGGATCGCATGTTCGGGATATTCCTTAATGTAGAGCGTGAGTTCTGCAAGATGTTTCATATAAATGTTTTCCCACATCAGACTTCTCGTGGCGGGAAGGTCATATTCGGCCTCCAGGATCCGCAGGAACTGATTAGAAAATTCCTCGTCAAACAGTACGTGTCCCAGCATATACCAGGAATCACTGCCCCCGATCTGAACATCTGTGATTTTTCCGGTGGAATCTGTTGTCAGGCAGTATTCTTCTGTAGGTCCCTGGGCATACAGCGCAGAATAGTAAGGCAGGGTGCCGTCCGGGGAAAAGGGATTGTCCGGGAAGTAATTGTCAGAAGAGCAGATAAAAGTGTTTGCGAGTACGCTGCGCGCGGCCCAGACGGAAGAATGATTGTTCCGTTCCTGATATTCCCTGTTTTCGATCAGGGTGACATTCCATTTCCCGGTAAGATATTGAAACTGTTCCTTCAGATATCCGGTTACAATGTAAATATCATGGATACCGGCCTCTTTCAGCTGCCGGATCTGCCGCTCGATCAGGACTTCTCCGCGGACTGTCAGCAGAGCCTTTGGCGTCTTCAGTGACAGCGGAGCGAATCTGGACGCAAAACCAGCAGCCAGTATCACGGCGTTATCTATATCGAATGTTGATGTCTGCATGCGCTACCTCCTTGGTGTGCATTCATTTTATGCCAATGCCCGTCTTCTGTCAAGTTTGCCGGAATTTGACTCGGATTATGGCGTGTAGAAATATGTTGACCGAGATTAACAATATGTTTATAATAGGATTCAAAGCTTGCAAACTGGCATGAGCCATCAGGAAAGGATATGGAATGGTGCAAAATATGGAGTTAACACAGCAGGGCGAAGCGCTGGTCAGCGTCATTGTGCCCATTTACAATGCTGAAAAACATATTAGAAAATGTGTTGATTCTCTGGTGAATCAGACTTATCAGAATACAGAAATTATACTGGTGGATGACGGTTCACCGGATACTTCCGGAAAGATTTGTGATGAATATGCCGGAAAATATGACAGAGTCAAAGTGATCCACAAAAGCAACGGGGGGGTGAGCGCCGCAAGGAATACCGGTATGAGCGCGGCCTCCGGCCAGTATATACATTTCTGCGATGCGGATGACTGGATAGAGCCGGAAACGTATTCCGACATCGTACCGAAGCTCGTTGAGGAGGATGCGGATGTGGCGCTTTTTGGCTGGTATGTGGATACTGAGAACAAAGGTGTCATTTCTTCAGTCAGCAGGACGGATCATGCCCTGGACGGTGTCGGGGATCAGTATGATATTTTTCATGGAATGCTTATTATATGCGGCAATGCCGGCGGTCTGAAGGGGTATGGCAATTTTATATGGAATAAAATCTATAAAAAAGAATCCCTTATGGATGAGAACGGCAATCTGATTTTGTTTGATGAAACGATAAAAGTTGCAGAAGATGGAATATGGCTGATGTATGCCGGGCAAAATTGGAACAAAGGTGTATTTGCCAGAAAGGCTTATTATCATTATTATACCAATAATGAGAGCGTAATGAATACAGCCGGAAACTTCAGCAGTACAAGACTGGCCTCACAGCAGGCCCATATGAGGATGCTGGATATTCTCAAAGATTTTAACCGGGATTATTATGAGATCCACCGCCAGGCATGTATAACGTATTTCTGGATTGTGGCAAAGTCAAACCCGGCGGGAAAAACCCCGGAATTCGTGGCACAGGTTATCAGCAATATCATTGCGATCAACGACGGCGTCTGTCCGGAAGCGCTGGCGGCAGATGTCCTCAGCGCATTAAAGACAGCTGCCAGATACAGATGGCTGAATAACCGTCTGCCGGTTAAGATGGCAATGAAGGTTATGACGATGTTTGATAAAGTGAAAAAACGTATATCATAAGATATACTGTTCTGAAGGACCAGGAGGAAAATATGTATTCAAAAACAAAAAATGTTCAATATCTGATCGCATTAATGAAAGCACATAATGTTCGTCACGTTGTGCTGTCACCGGGCGGAAGAAATATACCGATCAATCACTGCCTTGAACAGGATGAATTTTTTACTTGCTATTCTGTTGTGGATGAGCGTAGTGCAGCATACTTTGCGATCGGCCTCTCTCAGCAGCTTGGAAATGAAATCGTGGGAATCTGCTGTACGTCATCCGTCGCGGCAAGCAATTATACCCCGGGTATTACAGAGGCATTTTATCTCAGAGTGCCGCTTCTTGTAATAACTGCCGACAGAAATCCGAACATGCTGGAACAGATGGAGAACCAAATGATCAACCAGGTTGACATGTTCCGCAATTTCTGTAAAAAATGTGTAAACCTTCCGGTTGTCAAAGACGAAGATGATGCATGGGCTTGTCAGAGAATGATAAACGAGGCGCTCCTTGAAGTCAGGCATCATGGGAATGGACCTGTTCAGGTCAATATTCCGATTCCGAAGGATCTCGGTATTTTTACAGAACCAAAGCTTCCTGATGTAAAAGTGATCAGAAGATTTGATTATATGAGAGATATGGATAAGTGGAAGGAAATGGCAGTCAGGCTTAAAAAAGCGAGCAGGATCATGGTTGTCTGCGGTGAACATATCCCTCCACAGAGAAAAGAACTTGATGACATGATGAGGTTTGCGAAAAAATACAACTGTGTGATCGCAACGGAACACATTTCCAATGTTGAGTGTGAAGGCGCGCTGAATATATTTGGCGCTGCTGAGGTGATGCCATTTAAATCATTTGACGAGTACCTGCCGGAAATCGTGATTTCGATCGGAGGAAATTTTGTCTCCCGGATCAAAGACCTGCTGATCGGGAAGCATGGACAGTTCGAGCACTGGTCAGTCGATGAGGGCGGCAGAGTGTGCGATATGTTTAAGAGCCTGACCGCAATCTTTGAGTGTACTTCGGCAGATTTCTTTGCGTACTTCGCGAATGAAGCGTCAGCCATGATGGCAAACGATCGAAAATATTATGATAAATGGGCAGAAGCCAGGGTGAGAGCGGAATTCCCTGATTTCCCGTTCAGTAATTCTTATGCGATCAAAGCGCTTGCCAGGAAGATACCGGCGAGATCACTGATGCATCTGGGAATTCTAAATTCAACCAGGATCATGCAGCAATGCGAGGTTGCGGAAGGTGTTACTGCGTACAGTAACATCGGTGCATTCGGTATAGATGGTTCTATGTCCACATTTGTGGGGCAGTCTGTGATCGCTGCGGATAAACTTTGTTTCCTTGTGATTGGTGACCTGAGCTTTTTCTATGATATGAATGCTTTGCAGATCCGTCATCTCGGAAAAAATGTCAGAATTATGCTTATCAATAACAGCGGTGCTGCGGAATTCCATTATTTTATCGGGGAAAAGGTCATTCCGACACTGAATCAGCACATTGCGGCTGAACATTTTACCAGTGCTCAGGGCTGGGTCGAGAGCAAGAATTTCAGGTATTACTCTGCGAAGACTACGGAGGAGCTTGATTCTGTGCTGGACGAGTTTATCAATCCTTCTGCTGACAGACCTGCCTTCCTGGAAGTCTTCACCGATAAGAAGTATGATGCAGACAGCCTCAAAGAACATTGCTTTAAAATGAGACAGCCCAACACTGCGGCGCCGATCAAAAGCAAGATGAAGACGGCCCTGGGGAATATTATTTCAGGTGCAGGCGGAAAAAAGAACTGAGGACGGATAATCCATGAATTCAATTACTTTAAATAACGGGAATCAAATACCACAGATGATGTTTGGATCTTTTCAGATGAATGAACAGGCGGATATGGACGCCGTTGTAAAAACGGCTGTTGACAACGGCGTGTTGGGGTTTGATACATCACCGAGCTACAGAACAGAAGAGATGCTCTCTGCAGCTGTGCGGGGACTCATTGCCAAGAGAGAAGGGCTTTCGAGGAGTGATTTCTTTCTGGACACCAAGATTGACGAGTGGCAGATGATAGCCAAAAAGGGGGAGATCCGCCCTTTCGT
The Ruminococcus gauvreauii genome window above contains:
- the menD gene encoding 2-succinyl-5-enolpyruvyl-6-hydroxy-3-cyclohexene-1-carboxylic-acid synthase, translated to MYSKTKNVQYLIALMKAHNVRHVVLSPGGRNIPINHCLEQDEFFTCYSVVDERSAAYFAIGLSQQLGNEIVGICCTSSVAASNYTPGITEAFYLRVPLLVITADRNPNMLEQMENQMINQVDMFRNFCKKCVNLPVVKDEDDAWACQRMINEALLEVRHHGNGPVQVNIPIPKDLGIFTEPKLPDVKVIRRFDYMRDMDKWKEMAVRLKKASRIMVVCGEHIPPQRKELDDMMRFAKKYNCVIATEHISNVECEGALNIFGAAEVMPFKSFDEYLPEIVISIGGNFVSRIKDLLIGKHGQFEHWSVDEGGRVCDMFKSLTAIFECTSADFFAYFANEASAMMANDRKYYDKWAEARVRAEFPDFPFSNSYAIKALARKIPARSLMHLGILNSTRIMQQCEVAEGVTAYSNIGAFGIDGSMSTFVGQSVIAADKLCFLVIGDLSFFYDMNALQIRHLGKNVRIMLINNSGAAEFHYFIGEKVIPTLNQHIAAEHFTSAQGWVESKNFRYYSAKTTEELDSVLDEFINPSADRPAFLEVFTDKKYDADSLKEHCFKMRQPNTAAPIKSKMKTALGNIISGAGGKKN
- a CDS encoding CdaR family protein; protein product: MQKKFTNNLLLKIVSVVIAVFVWLIIVNINDPVVVRSYNVPVTIQNGAYIESGGKTYLVDDEQQMATVILKGNSSVVENRLKDIVAVADLTQIVNMDTTPVMVPITATCDRVPAENITVIPKTMAIQIEDVESKDFTISVNVENDKQGKGYEVGTAEASPEKVTISGPASLIGKIDRVDAPVDASGIKQDTTVTSSLKVIDKNQDSISDTKMSYLKFDIGEPVVDVHVDLWSVRDEVKLNVNYMGEPAEGYQIGNVSITPSTISVAGTDEALANLAQNGYTIDLPAGAVVVDGQEKDFETKLNLSDYMPDGLRVTNNVKTAIVNMSIIPIGSKQLTLQTKNISVQNLDENLRVVFDTDKIVIGVKADDSTLGALTESAIAMSVDMRDMGTGDYEVPVNIALPAGCELLEPVETLVHVSKLE
- a CDS encoding glycosyltransferase family 2 protein, with the protein product MVQNMELTQQGEALVSVIVPIYNAEKHIRKCVDSLVNQTYQNTEIILVDDGSPDTSGKICDEYAGKYDRVKVIHKSNGGVSAARNTGMSAASGQYIHFCDADDWIEPETYSDIVPKLVEEDADVALFGWYVDTENKGVISSVSRTDHALDGVGDQYDIFHGMLIICGNAGGLKGYGNFIWNKIYKKESLMDENGNLILFDETIKVAEDGIWLMYAGQNWNKGVFARKAYYHYYTNNESVMNTAGNFSSTRLASQQAHMRMLDILKDFNRDYYEIHRQACITYFWIVAKSNPAGKTPEFVAQVISNIIAINDGVCPEALAADVLSALKTAARYRWLNNRLPVKMAMKVMTMFDKVKKRIS
- the cdaA gene encoding diadenylate cyclase CdaA is translated as MEKYIELLKRYWVNLSLPKSIEVIDIIQILLIAVFVYYVMLWVKSTRAYTLLKGLMMVVVFLILAYLLHMDVLIWIFTNLGVVAITALIIIFQPELRRALEQLGEKNMINSLLRFDNTKVEEWKISDTTINELIRAAYDMGEVKTGALIVIENNVILREYEKTGIPLDSVLTSQLLINIFEHNTPLHDGAVIVRHNRVVAATCYLPLSDNLTLNKNLGTRHRAGVGISEVSDALTIIVSEETGNVSYTLGGKIYTGAAPNELREQLYKLQKKNPGDETGRKRWRGRVKNAEKIHK
- a CDS encoding NTP transferase domain-containing protein; translation: MQTSTFDIDNAVILAAGFASRFAPLSLKTPKALLTVRGEVLIERQIRQLKEAGIHDIYIVTGYLKEQFQYLTGKWNVTLIENREYQERNNHSSVWAARSVLANTFICSSDNYFPDNPFSPDGTLPYYSALYAQGPTEEYCLTTDSTGKITDVQIGGSDSWYMLGHVLFDEEFSNQFLRILEAEYDLPATRSLMWENIYMKHLAELTLYIKEYPEHAILEFDTLDELCLFDPTYCSYRDSLKS
- a CDS encoding HPr family phosphocarrier protein, which gives rise to MVSQKVIIQNPSGLHLKPAGLLCNLAIRYKALVTFTYKKGTANAKSVLSVLGACVKCGDEIELVCEGPDEQEALDSLVEAIESGLGEHRS